One Uranotaenia lowii strain MFRU-FL unplaced genomic scaffold, ASM2978415v1 HiC_scaffold_254, whole genome shotgun sequence genomic window carries:
- the LOC129759724 gene encoding glucose dehydrogenase [FAD, quinone]-like: MLGGSTSMNQMVYTRGNRQNYDRWAQLGNEGWSWDEVLPYFIKSENNKAAEVVNAYGEGYHGVGGYQSVDFMPESLPYDSILMEAYREAGFKKLIDYNSVEHIGYVWMQYTIEGATRASSAKSFLTPVKHRQNLHIIKNAFVTSLHFDPSETVRGVNVVVQGKYEMQALARKEVILSAGAFNTPQILMLSGIGRSEQLDTFNIPLKKELSVGYNLQDHVYVPLFFGLDPVTNNENRNSKTLLNLFDFTFYNRSQLIIFDRVRNVMAFENTKSNVEMFPNVQYFNTFFPRGDLSALQFFEVHEYESYLADSMRDYLINQDIAGVLISGLTPKSRGSLKIVSTNPYDHLSIETGYFTEPEDIEPFIEGIRNQQRLFKTPTFQRFQAKVIKLNIPGCDRFTFDTDQYWKCYVRHMSTSTYHPSGTAKMGPGSDPDAVVDSQLRVHGVKGLRVIDASIFPIITSGNTNAPTMMVAEKGSDMIKLAYS; this comes from the coding sequence ATGCTCGGAGGATCCACTTCCATGAACCAGATGGTTTATACACGTGGAAATCGCCAGAACTATGATCGTTGGGCGCAATTGGGAAACGAAGGCTGGAGTTGGGATGAAGTGCTGCCGTATTTCATCAAATCTGAAAATAATAAGGCTGCTGAAGTTGTCAACGCTTATGGAGAAGGCTATCATGGAGTAGGAGGTTATCAGAGTGTCGATTTCATGCCGGAGTCATTGCCTTATGACTCGATACTGATGGAGGCTTACCGAGAAGCAGGCTTCAAGAAGTTGATTGACTATAACTCAGTCGAGCACATAGGATATGTTTGGATGCAATATACTATCGAAGGAGCGACAAGAGCTAGTAGCGCTAAATCGTTCCTTACTCCTGTGAAACATCGGCAGAATTTACATATCATAAAGAATGCTTTCGTAACCTCATTGCATTTTGACCCAAGCGAGACGGTTCGAGGAGTCAACGTAGTTGTACAGGGAAAATATGAAATGCAGGCCTTAGCACGAAAAGAAGTAATTTTGTCGGCTGGTGCCTTCAACACCCCTCAAATTCTCATGCTGTCAGGGATCGGTAGGAGTGAGCAGTTAGATACTTTCAACATCCCTCTTAAGAAAGAGTTGAGCGTGGGTTATAATTTACAAGATCATGTTTACGTACCGCTGTTTTTCGGTTTGGATCCGGTTACGAataatgaaaacagaaatagtAAAACATTATTAAACCTTTTCGATTTCACTTTCTATAACCGAAGTCagctgataatttttgatagagTCAGGAATGTGATGGCGTTCGAGAACACAAAAAGTAATGTGGAAATGTTTCCGAACGTCCAATACTTCAATACATTTTTCCCCAGAGGGGATCTTAGTGCGTTACAATTCTTCGAAGTTCACGAATACGAGTCATACTTAGCAGACTCAATGAGAGATTACTTAATAAATCAAGATATTGCTGGGGTTCTTATTTCAGGACTCACTCCTAAATCACGAGGTAGTCTAAAGATCGTCTCAACCAATCCTTACGATCACCTTTCAATAGAAACGGGTTACTTTACAGAACCGGAAGATATTGAACCGTTTATCGAAGGAATACGTAATCAGCAAAGACTGTTCAAAACGCCAACTTTTCAACGATTCCAAGCCAAGGTTATCAAACTTAATATACCAGGCTGTGATCGATTTACCTTTGACACAGATCAATACTGGAAATGTTATGTGAGACACATGAGCACATCAACCTACCATCCATCTGGAACGGCCAAAATGGGTCCCGGCTCAGATCCGGATGCTGTGGTTGATTCGCAGCTCCGAGTTCACGGTGTCAAAGGATTGCGAGTAATCGATGCAAGTATATTTCCGATAATTACTAGTGGCAATACCAATGCTCCAACAATGATGGTCGCCGAGAAAGGATCAGATATGATTAAACTAGCCTATTCGTAA
- the LOC129759725 gene encoding glucose dehydrogenase [FAD, quinone]-like, giving the protein MLGGSSAINHMIYIRGNPWEEVLPYFIKSENNRSPKVANAYGGRYHGVGGYQSVDFMPESLPYDSILMKAYKESGYSQLVDFNAVEHIGYGRAQFIIEGATRASSAKSFLKPVKNRKNLHIIKNAFVTSLLFDSDNTVRGVNLKIQGKHVMQAITRKEVVLSAGAFNTPHILMLSGIGTRKQLDVLNIPLKAELSVGKNFQDHVFVPLFYGLNQPISNYYKLLIRTIFKAVRYIFNDRDQLIVLDRLRNVLAFENTKNHSAEFPDVQYYSAYFPKGDFTAFKFFKIHNYEPYITDSFRKHLAKQDIAGVFISALIPKSRGMIKIVSTNPSDHLWLDTGFFSEPEDLTTFIRAIRNQQLLFNSPIFKKYKADIIKLDIPGCAKHTFDSDQYWHCYVRHMSTSTYHPSGTAKVGPKTDPDAVVDSQLRVHGIKGLRVIDASIFPIIPSGNTHAPTMMVAEKGSDMIKQFYLDL; this is encoded by the coding sequence ATGCTAGGCGGAAGCAGTGCAATCAACCATATGATATATATCCGTGGCAATCCGTGGGAAGAAGTTTTACCGTATTTCATCAAATCTGAAAATAATAGGAGTCCCAAAGTTGCGAATGCTTATGGAGGAAGATATCATGGAGTTGGAGGATATCAGAGTGTGGATTTCATGCCGGAGTCCTTACCTTATGACTCAATACTAATGAAGGCTTACAAAGAATCGGGTTACAGCCAGTTGGTCGATTTTAACGCAGTCGAGCATATCGGGTATGGTAGGGCTCAATTTATCATCGAAGGAGCTACGAGAGCTAGTAGCGCTAAGTCCTTTCTGAAGCCAgtgaaaaatcgcaaaaatttgcacatcatCAAGAATGCGTTTGTTACATCTTTGCTTTTCGATTCGGACAATACAGTTCGAGGAGTCAATTTAAAGATACAAGGAAAACATGTCATGCAGGCTATAACAAGGAAAGAAGTTGTTCTGTCGGCTGGAGCTTTCAACACCCCACACATTCTTATGCTATCAGGAATTGGCACAAGAAAACAGCTGGATGTGCTAAACATTCCTCTCAAGGCAGAGTTGAGCGTCGGGAAAAACTTTCAAGATCATGTATTTGTTCCACTGTTTTATGGGTTGAATCAACCTATCTCGAATTACTACAAACTTCTTATAAGGACTATCTTCAAGGCAGTACGTTACATTTTCAATGACAGAGATCAACTGATAGTTTTAGATAGATTGAGAAACGTGCTGGCTTTTGAGAACACTAAAAATCATTCGGCGGAGTTTCCAGACGTTCAATACTACAGCGCTTACTTCCCCAAAGGGGACTTCACCgctttcaaattcttcaaaattcataaCTACGAACCGTACATAACAGATTCTTTCAGAAAACATTTAGCAAAGCAAGATATCGCTGGAGTTTTCATTTCTGCACTCATACCAAAATCTAGaggaatgataaaaattgtCTCAACCAATCCTTCCGATCATCTTTGGTTAGATACCGGTTTTTTCTCCGAGCCGGAAGATCTTACAACATTCATCAGAGCGATACGCAATCAGCAACTTTTGTTCAATTCACCGATTTTTAAGAAGTACAAAGCTGACATTATCAAACTTGACATACCTGGTTGTGCCAAACATACCTTTGACTCAGATCAGTATTGGCATTGTTATGTGAGACATATGAGCACATCTACCTATCATCCCTCGGGAACTGCGAAAGTGGGTCCAAAGACAGATCCGGATGCTGTGGTAGACTCCCAGCTCCGAGTTCATGGGATCAAGGGATTGCGAGTGATCGATGCTAGTATATTTCCAATCATTCCTAGTGGCAATACACATGCCCCGACGATGATGGTGGCCGAGAAAGGGTCGGACATGATCAAACAGTTCTATCTGGACTTGTAA